The sequence TATTGCGCATACCGGCATAGTTGGCATTTTCATTCTGGATACTCCCCCCAACAAAAAACAAGATCTTTTCAGAACCACCGCTCATTTGCAGGTTGTGCCTTTGCATAACAGCAGGTTGCCACAGTTCATCAAACCAGCTTTTGTATGGTTTGGTGGCCAGGAAGGCAAGATCCGCCGCGGAAAAATATTTATCGTTGGTAGAAAAGCCTTGCTGATCAAGATTATCGTTGTATAATTTAGCCTGATCATAAGCAGATAGCATTTTAGGCACAGTTGCCGCATCAGAAATACCCGCATAACCGTTGTAAGTAAATTTGGGTTTACCAATTTTACCCCGCTTGGTAGTAATTAAAATTACACCTTTTGAGCCGCTGGCACCATAAATAGCTGCCGATGCGTCTTTCAGCACTGTTATATCTTCCACCATCGAAGGGTCGATAGCGTCAAACTGATCGGTAGTGGAAACAACGCCATCGATCACATACAATGGTTCTGTGCTTGCACCAAAGGCGCCTGTTGATGCTAATTGCGAATTACGTACGTTAAGCGTAATGGAGGCACCCGGGCGGCCTGATACGGCACTAACGCCCAAACCAGCAATACGGTTACGCAACGCACCTGCAATATCCGGCGCCGGGATGTCGGCAATTTCCTCGCCTTTAATGGTAGCTACGGCGCCAATTACTTCCGCTTTTCTTTTAGTGCCGTAACCTACCACCACCACCTCATCTATTTTAGACAGGTCTTCCTCCATCACGATATCGATATTGGTGCGGCCGTTGATCTTGATCTCCTGGCGCTTATAGCCTACAAACGAATACACCAGTACATCCGTTTTGGGGTCGGCCTGCAGGTGATAAACACCATCGTTGTTGCTGGCCACATTATTTTGCTTGCCCTTGATGCCCACAGTAACGCCGGGCAGGGTTTGGCCTGATTTTGCATCGGTAACTTTTCCGGATATAGCCACCACCTGCGCATGCGCGGACAGGCAGGCCAGCCATAACAGGAGAACCCCGGACAGTTTTAGTAAAAATTTAATTCTCATATATTATTATTTATTGGTTTTAATGCTTTTTGGAAGATGTGGCCATTGCTGATATATCGCCATCCGCATTTTTTAAATGCAGTGGCAAAATATTAATACAGCAAGGGCGTTGATTGGGTATACAATGCCTCATACTTTGGTTACTATTGGTTTACAGACCGACCTCGGTCAAATCTGAAATCAAAGGTATAGGCAGTGTAACTTTGGTGTTATATTCTGTTTGCACCTTATTGTAGGATTTTACCATGGGGTAATTCTGAGGGTAGACATTATGGTTTTACTTAGTCTGCTATAAGTAACCACCTGTTTCATTCCCCTGTATGCAGGCGCTGTTTTAAGGTGTTAATCTGTGCTATTTAGGGGGTTAAAATGACTTAAAAATAAGGCGTTATTTTTTATCCATCAGTTAAAAACAACCACCTGCAAGAAGCATAAGCCCCCCAGGCAAGCAAAATAATAAAATACTGTATACCAATACGTTAAATCAGGACATACGTTTATCATCCACGCTACTCCTATAAATTCTCCCAACAAAACAAAAAGCCAAAATCACCCCGTGCTTTATGAAAATCAGTTATAAATAATAAAACAATTAAATAGTTAGTTAAATAATTGATAATCAATTATTTATATTAAATAACGATAATATTGTATAATTAAATGATAATATCAGCAATTGATAGCAGCAGCTACGCTATCATATTTGTGTAATCGATTGCAGAAACAATGCGGGAGAGAATCAGGATCATACAATTTTCGACCGCTGATACATCGATCTAAACCGTACAACGCGGCACGGTTTAGCGTGAAAAATACCAATTAAAAATAGCCGGCAGTGCAATGCTAACCGGGCGCTAAAACTTAATACCAATTAACAAAACCTATGATGAAGGGGCCATTATTTGCTTCTAAGGCATTTGCTTTGCTAAAAAAGAGGGTTATTAACCTAAACCCTATCACACTAAGCAATACCCGGTTGTGGATCGCAGCAGTGCCACCGGCACTGCTGCATCTGCGGCCGGTTTACCTTAACCGGGGTAAGCATCCTGTCGCCAAAAAAGTATAATCAACCTTCAAAACCAATAACCAATACCTAAGCACTATGAAACCGTTTTTCTCAAAAATTGACAGCAGTCCGCAGGAATCGTATGGTATACGCCGTAGTTTATCGCCCGATTTTAAGGGCCTTTGGCATTATCACCCTGAAATTGAACTACATTACGTAGTGCGCGGTGAGGGCCTGCGCTTTGTGGGCGATAATATTTGTCCGTTCGGTCCGGGCGAGATCGTTCTGCTTGGCGAGCATCTGCCGCATTGCTGGCGATATGAGAACGCAACGGATGATGAAAGCGAGGACACTAACGTAGAAACCATTATCCTGCAATTTAAACCCGATTGCCTTGGCCCCTATTTAACCAACCTGCCCGAGGTTTACCAGGTGCCCATCCTGTTTGAAAAGGCCCGCCGCGGCATGGTGATCAACGGGGCCGCTAAACCAATATTGGTTAAACTGATGCAGCAAATGCTCACTGCCAGCGGTTTAGAACGTATCATCCTGCTATTATCGGTATTAAAGGTATTGGCTAACTGTAATGATTACCAGGCCATAACCTTGGCCGATCAGCGGTTCAACATATCAGATAATAACGCCTTGTGCCGCATGGACCAGATCTGTAACTACACGCTTAACAACTTCAGGCAAAATATTTCGCTAAGGGATGTGGCCCGGTCGAGCAACCTTAACCATACCTCGTTTTGCCGATACTTTAAAATGGTTACCAAGCGTAGTTATACCTCCTTCCTTACCCAAATTCGCATTAGCCAGGCCTGCCGGGCCTTGATAGAGAACCGGTATACCATCACCGCTATTTGTTACGATTGCGGCTTTAACAACATTGCCAACTTTTACCGGCATTTTAAAAAGGTAACCGGTACCACCCCGCACGATTACCGCGACAAATACCTGAAGAGCAACCTGGTGAAGGCGGCATCGTAGGCGGATACGGCAATGTTATAATCGTTTATTACACTATCCTATCGCTATCAGAAGTATAATTGTTACGTGGCAGGATAAATTCCTACAATTTATTGGAAAAATGCTATACTCAATACACCCGAAAGTGCCGCATATTTGGTAATTGGTAAATTTATAAACCCATTGCCCACCGGCATTTCGCGTTATTAAAATATAGACATATCCATATATATATGAAAAAAGCTCTTTTTGTGATCTTTGCAGGCGCGGCTTTATCAGGCACCGCGACGTTTGCACAATACCCCAAAGTACCGCAGGCCATGCAGGCCAAAACCGACTCGGCTAACCGTGTGGTGAAGCAACAGGCCGATGTGGCCTGGGAAAAAGCCCAGCCCGCTATTCAAAAAGACGCGGCAAACGGTAAGCCATTTATTCTTTCGGCCGCGAAGCCCTCTAATCTGCCGCAGGCTAAAATACCGGCATTCCCGGGTGCCGAGGGCGGTGGCGCCTACTCTTTCGGTGGCCGCGGAGGCAGGGTGATCGTGGTAAAAAGTCTGGAGGATTCAGGTCCGGGTACCTTACGCGACGCGTTAGAGCAGGGCGGCGCCCGCATTATCGTGTTCAACGTATCGGGCATTATCAAATTAAAAAGCCATATCAGCATCCGCGCGCCTTATGTTACTATTGAGGGGCAAAGTGCTCCCGGCGATGGTATTTGCATAGCGGGTGAATCGGTTTGGATAGATACACACGATGTGGTGATCCGCTTTATGCGCTTCAGGCGCGGTGAAACGGATGTTACCCGTCGCGATGATGCCCTGGGCGGAAACCCGATAGGCAACGTAATGATTGACCACGTATCGGGCAGTTGGGGTTTGGATGAGGTAATATCCATGTACCGCCATATTTACCACGATAGCAAGGGGGTTGACGAGAAGCTGCCGACCGTAAACATCAGCATCCAAAATTCCATGTTTGCCGAGGGTTTATGCACCTACAACCACGCCTTTGGCAGTACGCTGGGTGGATTGAACAGCACTTTTATGCGTAACCTTTGGGCCGATAATATCAGCCGTAACCCGTCCATCGGCATGTATGGTGATTTTGGCTTCTTCAACAACGTGGTGTTTAACTGGTGGGACAGAAGCGCCGACGGCGGCGATAACAACTCGTTTTTTAACTTTATCAATAACTATTATAAGCCCGGCCCCATCACCCCGCTCGATCAGCCTATCGGCCACCGCATTTTAAAGCCAGAGCCGGGCCGCGTTAACGGATCGAAAACCATTTATGGCAAGGTATATGCTCACGGCAATATTGTGGAGGGTAACGATGCCGTAACTAAGGATAACTGGGCAGGCGGCATCCAAATCGGCGATCAGCCGGATGCCGGTCGCTTAACCGATAGCATCCGTGTTAACCAGCCATTCCCCGCCGCTAAATTTACGCTGATATCGGCCAAAGAAGCATTTGACTATGTGTTGACCAACGTAGGCGCCTTTTTACCAAAGCGCGACGCAGTTGATACCCGGATAATTGAGCAGGTAAAAACAGGTAAGATCCCTTACAAGGATGGGCTTGAAAGCACCAAGGGCAACGATATGCTGAAGCACCGGCTGCCGCCTGATTCGTACAAAAAAGGCATCATCAGCGATATCGCACAGGTTGGCGGTTACCCCGAATATAAGGGCACACCCTACAAGGACAGCGATAACGACGGCATGCCAGACGAATATGAGATCAAGCAAGGCTTAAACCCTAAAAGCGCTGCCGATGCATCGCTGTATCCTAAAAACGGTGGCGGTTATACCAATATCGAGATCTATTTGAACAGCCTGGTTCCGCTGAAAACGGTGGTGCCGGTTGGCTACGCGGTGGCTAAATAAAACAAGCAGTTGCAGGATAGGCTGTTAGTGCTGCGGATGCCATATAATGATTATATTTAGGCATATATGATGGTGAATTTCAAAAATAAGGCAATTGGGCTGATGGTCATTATCGCCGTTGGCCTGGTTACCTCCACAAAGGCGCAGATAAAGCCAACCATTTGGAAATTTACTGCCACGGATAAAGTTGGTGATTATACGCCGGCTATCCAGGGTGCACCATCAGTAGCAACAAACGGTGCGTTTACAGGCATCGCGTTCAATGGTGTAAATGATGGGTTGATCATTCCAGCAAGTCCGATAAATGGCTGGTCGAGGTTCACGATACAGGTATTGTTTAAACCGGATGGCGATGGTCCTAAGGAACCACGCTTTATCCATTTTGAAGATGCAGACAAGAACCGCGGCACCTTAGAAGTACGCCTGACGCCAAAGCGGCAATGGTACCTCGACGCGCATCTGAAAAACGGGAAGCTGAACAAGGCGGTAACGCTGATCGACTCCACTCAGTTGCAGCCTGCCGACCGCTGGTATTGGGTAGCCATGGTGTACGATGGCAAAAAGATGAGCAGCTATGTAAACGGGGTGAAGCAGTTGGAAAGCCCGATGGATTTCCAGCCCATGAATGGTGGACAGATCGCCATTGGGATGCGTTTAAATAAGGTGGCCTGGTTTAAGGGAATGGTAAGCGAAGCGCGCTTTTATCCCGAGGCACTGGCACCGGATCAATTGCTATCAACGGGAAAGTAGCTGGGAGCGATTGTCCTGAGGTAATAAACCAGGCAAGCCGGCTGCAAGCATATTTTAGCTAATAATAATCCATTATAAACCATGAGCCTGTTTTATAAGTCCGTTATCTGCGCTGTTTTTATGGCGGGCAGTCTTGCTGCTATTGCTCAAAAAACGACTGTTAAAGTCCGTGCCCAAAGCGCTAATACCTTTACTAACCCCATCCTTGGCGGCGACTTCCCCGATCCCAGCATTATGCGCGATGGTAAGGATTACTACATGACGCACTCGGCCTTTGATTACCTGCCCGGCCTTACCGTATGGCATTCTACCGATTTGGTGAACTGGGAACCCATCAGCTATGGACTCACCAACTACCTTGGCTCCATCTGGGCGCCCGATATCTGCAAATACGGCAACCTGTATTATATCTACTTCACGGTTTCCCGCAAGGGCAATTTTGTAATTACCGCCAAAGATCCGCACGGCCCATGGAGCGAACCCGTAGATTTGAAGGTGGATGGCATAGACCCCTGCCACATTGCCGACGAGACCGGCCAGCGCTGGATCTTTTTAAGCGGTGGTAACCGCGCAAAGCTTACGCCTGACGGTTTATCGGTAGTACCCGGCACGCTCGAAAAGGTTTACAGCGGCTGGAAGATCCCTGACGATTGGATCACCGAGGGCATGGCGATGGAAGGGCCTAAGCTGAAGAAAATAGGCCAGTATTATTACTGGCTAAGCGCCGAGGGTGGTACGGCTGGTCCGCCGACATCGCACATGGAAGTGGTGGCGCGTTCCAAATCCATCAACGGGCCATGGGAGAACGCGCCAAATAACCCGTTGATACACACTTACA comes from Mucilaginibacter mali and encodes:
- a CDS encoding pectate lyase family protein: MKKALFVIFAGAALSGTATFAQYPKVPQAMQAKTDSANRVVKQQADVAWEKAQPAIQKDAANGKPFILSAAKPSNLPQAKIPAFPGAEGGGAYSFGGRGGRVIVVKSLEDSGPGTLRDALEQGGARIIVFNVSGIIKLKSHISIRAPYVTIEGQSAPGDGICIAGESVWIDTHDVVIRFMRFRRGETDVTRRDDALGGNPIGNVMIDHVSGSWGLDEVISMYRHIYHDSKGVDEKLPTVNISIQNSMFAEGLCTYNHAFGSTLGGLNSTFMRNLWADNISRNPSIGMYGDFGFFNNVVFNWWDRSADGGDNNSFFNFINNYYKPGPITPLDQPIGHRILKPEPGRVNGSKTIYGKVYAHGNIVEGNDAVTKDNWAGGIQIGDQPDAGRLTDSIRVNQPFPAAKFTLISAKEAFDYVLTNVGAFLPKRDAVDTRIIEQVKTGKIPYKDGLESTKGNDMLKHRLPPDSYKKGIISDIAQVGGYPEYKGTPYKDSDNDGMPDEYEIKQGLNPKSAADASLYPKNGGGYTNIEIYLNSLVPLKTVVPVGYAVAK
- a CDS encoding LamG domain-containing protein, with the protein product MMVNFKNKAIGLMVIIAVGLVTSTKAQIKPTIWKFTATDKVGDYTPAIQGAPSVATNGAFTGIAFNGVNDGLIIPASPINGWSRFTIQVLFKPDGDGPKEPRFIHFEDADKNRGTLEVRLTPKRQWYLDAHLKNGKLNKAVTLIDSTQLQPADRWYWVAMVYDGKKMSSYVNGVKQLESPMDFQPMNGGQIAIGMRLNKVAWFKGMVSEARFYPEALAPDQLLSTGK
- a CDS encoding AraC family transcriptional regulator, with amino-acid sequence MKPFFSKIDSSPQESYGIRRSLSPDFKGLWHYHPEIELHYVVRGEGLRFVGDNICPFGPGEIVLLGEHLPHCWRYENATDDESEDTNVETIILQFKPDCLGPYLTNLPEVYQVPILFEKARRGMVINGAAKPILVKLMQQMLTASGLERIILLLSVLKVLANCNDYQAITLADQRFNISDNNALCRMDQICNYTLNNFRQNISLRDVARSSNLNHTSFCRYFKMVTKRSYTSFLTQIRISQACRALIENRYTITAICYDCGFNNIANFYRHFKKVTGTTPHDYRDKYLKSNLVKAAS